The Pedococcus dokdonensis region TGCAGCATGGTGCGGCCCTGTGCCCGCATCCGCTCGAGCTCTTCGAGATAGGTCTGCGGGGTCTGCTTCTCCTCCTCGAAGTCCACCTCACCGGTCGGGGCGTCCACGGCCAGCTGGTTCCAGCAGTCGATGTAGGACGGCAGCAGCGCCTCCGGCAGGGGCGACCGGTGCGACTCGACCCGGTAGCCCTGGTGGTGCTCGGCCGCACCGGCGGCGAGCTCGGCGAGCCGCTCCGGCACGACGGGGAGGTCCAGGATGCGGCGGATCTCGGTGTTGGCGTAGCTGAAGCCGTGCCGCTCGGCGAACCGGACGTGCGGGTGGTCCGCCCGGGCGCCGTCCGGCACGTTGAACTCGACCAGCACGGTGCGGCGACCCTCCTCACGGGTGCGCTCGACGACCCGCTCGGCGAGGGCGCTGCCCGCGCCCCGCTCGCGCAGGGCGGGGTCGACCTCGAGCTCGACCCAGGTGAACTGGGTGTTGTCGAGCAGCGGGAACCACAGCAGGGCCACGCCCGCCACCTGCCCGTCGACCAGGGCGATCCAGGGCTCCAACCGCTCGGACGAGCTCGTGCTGCGGAGCTGCACCGTCATCTCGCGCAGCGACCAGAGCTTGGCCCACGGGCGCTGGTGCCGCTTCGACGCGCTGTCGGCCGCGTGGACCGCGGCCACCTCGGCGTCGTCGTGGACGTCCATGAGCCGCACCACGACGGTGCCGGTGGGGTCGTCGTGCGCTGCCAGGTGCGGTTCCGTCGTCGGGTTCATGGTCCGAGTGTCCGGCCAGGAGGCGTTCTCGGACAACGGGTTTTCGCCGTCGTCGCCCGCTCAGGGGGCGAGGTGGGCGTGCACGAGGGCGACGGTCGCAGCACCTTCGCCGCTGGCCGAGGCGACCCGTTTCATCGAGCCTGCCCGCAGGTCGCCGGCCGCGAAGATGCCGGGCACGGTGGTCTCCAGCGCGGCCGGCGGTCGGCCGTTGCGCCACAGCTCCATCGGCACGTCCCGGCCGGTGAGGACGAAGCCGCGTTCGTCCCGCACCACCTCGTCGGGCAGCCAGTCACCGCACGGGTCGGCCCCCAGGAGCAGGAACAGGCCGCCGGCGTCGACCCGTTCGGCACCGTCCGGGCCGGCCAGCTCGAGCCACTCGAGGGACGAGTCACCGCCCCCGTCGACGACCCGCGTGGAGGTCCGCACGGTGATCCGGTCGGTCGAGTCGATCTCCCGGATCAGATAGTCGGACATGGTGGCCGCCAGGTCGGGGCGTCGCACGCACAGGGTGACGCGCACGGCATACCGGGCGAGGTAGACCGCCGCCTGACCGGCCGAGTTGCCACCGCCGACGACGAAGACGCTGCGCCCTTCCATCTCGCGGGCCGCGCTGGTCGCGGCACCGTAGTAGACGCCGAGGCCGACCAGCTCCTCGAGCGGGTCGATCCCGAGGCGCCGGTAGGTGACCCCGGTGGCGACGAGCACGGCGCGGGCGTGCAGCTCGCCGCTCTCGGTGCGGATGACGTGCGAGCCGCCCGGGCTGGCGGCGGGCACGATGCCCTCGGCCGCCACGCCGGTGTAGATCCGGGCCCCGAACCGCGACGCCTGGAACCGGGCCCGCTGCGCCAACCGCATGCCCGAGATCCCGCGCGGGAAGCCCAGGTAGTTGCGGATCATCGAGCTCGTCCCCGCCTGACCGCCGACCGCGTCGGACTCGATCACCACCGTGTCGAGACCCTCGGAGGCGCCGTACACGGCCGCCGCCAAGCCGGCCGGGCCGGAGCCGATCACGACGAGGTCGATCGTGTCGTCGGCGTCCATGGTCTGGGGCGACCCGTAGACGGCCCGCGCCACCATCCGCGCGGTGGCGCCCTCGATCGGGTCACCGACGAGCCCCGAGGCGACGACCGGGAACGCCGGCGACGCACCGCTCTGCACCGAGGGCAGGTCGGCCAGGACTTGCCGACCGACCTCGCTGTCGGGCGAGTACACCCCGTGCGGGATGCCCATCCGGTCGAGGAAGTCGCGGATCCGCGACACCTCGGCTCGTGACCCGCCCTCGATCACCTGCACACCCTCGACCTCGGGCGTCGATGCCGTCCAGCCCCAGTCCGAGAGGTACTCGGTGACGGCGGTGTGGAACTCCTCGTCGCGCGGACCTGTCGGGATGAGCAGGTAGGTGTCGATCCGCCCGCGCCCCAACGCCTCGCGCAGCCTGGGCAGCGACAGGCCGTAGTCACCGCGCGACGTCAGGCAGATCCGCCGGGCCGCGGGCAGGAGCGTGTGCAGCTCGTCGAGCAGGTCGAGCCCCACCTCGACGCCGGGGACCGCCCATCCGACACCGAGCAGCGCCACCGGCTGGCCGTCCTCCAGCGCCTGGCGCACCAGCTCGCGGGCGCCGTCTGCGTCGTCGGCGCAGAGGACGTCGTAATCCCTTGCGTAGCGCGCGAACTCGCTGTCGACCACCGGGATCTGCTCTGCCGCGACCACGAGCACGATCGCCGGACGGACCCGGGCCGTGGTGGTCATGGCTGGAAGGTCATGGCGAGGGCGTCACTGCCGGTCGCTGTCGATGAGCCAGGAGTCGCCGTCGCGCACGAAGGTCAGTGTGTGCGTCTCGTCGCTCTCGTCGCCGTCCTTGGGCTTGAAGGTCAGCTCGACGACGGCCTTGTCGTTGGCCGAGTCGGCCTCGACGTTGCCGACGTCGACCGACTCGATGCTGTCCCAGAACGTCTCGTAGCCCTCCCGCCCGTCGGAGGCCTGCTGCATGGCGGGGGTCAGCTGGGCGAACGTGTCGTTGCGCTTGTTGGCCTTGGTGACGTCGCGGTAGTAGGACTCGATGAACCGCGTGAGGGCCGCGTCGTCCTTCGAGGTGTCGGTCGTGGTGCTCGTGGTGGTCGTGGTGGTGGTCGAGCTGGACGTGGTGCTGCTCGTCGTCTTCGTCTCCGACGGGGTCTCGGTCTTGGTCTGCGTGGACGTGACCGTGGTCGTCTGGCCCGGGGTGGGTGTGTTGGTGCCGAACCCGTCGGTCAGCGCGTAGGCGATGCCGAGCGCGATCAGGGCCAGGACGACCAGCGCCACGATCCAGGCCGTCGCCCGCGAGCGCCCGTCCCGGTCGTCCCTCGGGGCGGTGCCGCGGGCGGCATACGGGTCGGTCACGGGCGGGGGCGGCAGCGGCGCGGGCTCGAACCGCTGGGTGCTCTCGACGGGCGCGGCGATGACCTCGGTCGCGGCAGGGTCGGCGCCGGCCCCGAGCAGCGCGCCCGCGGGCAGCGCCATGGTGGCGTCACCGTGCGCGATCCGGTCCAGCCGGTCGGAGGCGGTGGCCATGTCCCAGCGGCGCTCGGGGTCGCGGTCCATCATCGCGGCGATGGCGCCGCCCAGCGGTCCGGCCTTCTCCACCGGGCGCCCGTCGCCGCGGGAGATCGCCTGCAGGGTGGCCAGCGGGTTGGCCTGTGCCTCGTAGGGGGGCTGCCCCTCGACCGCGT contains the following coding sequences:
- a CDS encoding GNAT family N-acetyltransferase; protein product: MNPTTEPHLAAHDDPTGTVVVRLMDVHDDAEVAAVHAADSASKRHQRPWAKLWSLREMTVQLRSTSSSERLEPWIALVDGQVAGVALLWFPLLDNTQFTWVELEVDPALRERGAGSALAERVVERTREEGRRTVLVEFNVPDGARADHPHVRFAERHGFSYANTEIRRILDLPVVPERLAELAAGAAEHHQGYRVESHRSPLPEALLPSYIDCWNQLAVDAPTGEVDFEEEKQTPQTYLEELERMRAQGRTMLHTVAIAPSGEVVAYNDLVVSEDDPDEVMQWGTLVRRDHRGHRLGMAVKARGLQELARLAPETKRINTCNAEQNAHMVGVNVELGFAKVEALLSYQRHVTD
- a CDS encoding FAD-dependent oxidoreductase, which codes for MTTTARVRPAIVLVVAAEQIPVVDSEFARYARDYDVLCADDADGARELVRQALEDGQPVALLGVGWAVPGVEVGLDLLDELHTLLPAARRICLTSRGDYGLSLPRLREALGRGRIDTYLLIPTGPRDEEFHTAVTEYLSDWGWTASTPEVEGVQVIEGGSRAEVSRIRDFLDRMGIPHGVYSPDSEVGRQVLADLPSVQSGASPAFPVVASGLVGDPIEGATARMVARAVYGSPQTMDADDTIDLVVIGSGPAGLAAAVYGASEGLDTVVIESDAVGGQAGTSSMIRNYLGFPRGISGMRLAQRARFQASRFGARIYTGVAAEGIVPAASPGGSHVIRTESGELHARAVLVATGVTYRRLGIDPLEELVGLGVYYGAATSAAREMEGRSVFVVGGGNSAGQAAVYLARYAVRVTLCVRRPDLAATMSDYLIREIDSTDRITVRTSTRVVDGGGDSSLEWLELAGPDGAERVDAGGLFLLLGADPCGDWLPDEVVRDERGFVLTGRDVPMELWRNGRPPAALETTVPGIFAAGDLRAGSMKRVASASGEGAATVALVHAHLAP
- a CDS encoding serine/threonine-protein kinase, with the translated sequence MPPQVIAGRYEVVRPIGSGGMGTVWLCRDTVLGREVAVKQIGALPGEPAAAARAMREARIAASLNDPHAVGVFDVVDENDSHWLVMEYVEGQSLAERIREVGALPPTRVAAIGSAVASALARAHERGIVHRDIKPGNILIDLAGTPKISDFGIARAQADDQLTQTGFMTGTPGYLSPELARGGDPTPASDVWALGATLFYAVEGQPPYEAQANPLATLQAISRGDGRPVEKAGPLGGAIAAMMDRDPERRWDMATASDRLDRIAHGDATMALPAGALLGAGADPAATEVIAAPVESTQRFEPAPLPPPPVTDPYAARGTAPRDDRDGRSRATAWIVALVVLALIALGIAYALTDGFGTNTPTPGQTTTVTSTQTKTETPSETKTTSSTTSSSTTTTTTTSTTTDTSKDDAALTRFIESYYRDVTKANKRNDTFAQLTPAMQQASDGREGYETFWDSIESVDVGNVEADSANDKAVVELTFKPKDGDESDETHTLTFVRDGDSWLIDSDRQ